The Candidatus Eremiobacteraceae bacterium genomic sequence CCTAAGACAAGTGCTGAAATTCGATACATGGGTCTCCTCCGTATCCGATAAAAGTGCTTCGGCCCAACACGTTCCCACTTTTGCTGGGAAACGGCCGTGAAGGGCGAACTGAGCGCCCAAGCAGCATAGCGCTCCATAGCATGGCGCTGGGGCGTCATCCTGAGCGCTGAGTGTGTCATCCTGAGCGCTGAGTGTGTCATCCTGAGCGCTGAGTGTGTCATCCTGAGCGAAGCGTTTCGCCCCTGGCGAAACGCGAAGTCGAAGGACCCCGAGCAGCGCGCGAAGCGCGCATGTCGAGGGGACTAACAAGAACGGAGAAAACTTTGGAATCGAAGGTTACAATCGGTCTGATCCAAGCGCACCACGATACCGACGGAGCGCAGCCGGTCGACGTGCATAAAAAAGAAGCGACGGATAAACACGTCAAGCTGATTCGCGAGGCCAAGAAAAAGGGCGCGCAGATCGTGTGCCTGCAAGAGCTGTTTTACGGACCGTACTTCTGCACCGAGCAAACGCCGAAGTGGTATGAAGCAGTCGAACAGATCCCCGATGGACCGACGACCAAACTCATGCAAGATCTCGCCAAAGAGCTTGGCATCGTTCTCGTAGTGCCGATGTACGAGGAAGACTTCACGGGCGTCTACTACAACACGGCGGCAGTTATCGACGCAGATGGAAAATATCTCGGCAAATATCGCAAACACCACATTCCACAGGTGCAAGCCGGGCCGCAGGGCTGCGGTTTTTGGGAAAAATATTATTTCCGCCCGGGAAATCTCGGCTACCCCGTGTTCGACACCGCCTTCGCAAAAGTCGGCGTCTACATCTGTTACGATCGCCACTTTCCCGAAGGCGCGCGCATGCTCGGCCTGCACGGCGCCGAAATCATATTTAATCCGTCGGCGACCGTCGCCGGCCTTTCCGAATACCTTTGGAAACTCGAGCAGCCGGCGCACGCCGTTGCCAATGGTTACTACGTCGGCGCGATCAATCGCGTGGGCGTCGAGACGCCTTGGAACAGGGGCGAATTCTACGGCCAATCGTATCTGGTAGACCCACGCGGCAATTTCGTCGCCGTCGGCAGCCGCGATAAAGACGAAGTCGTCATCGGCGTGATGGATCGCAATCTCATAACCGAGGTGCGCAACACCTGGCAGTTCTATCGCGATCGCCGCCCTGAAACGTACGACGATCTCGTCCAGATCTAACGTGAAAGCGACCGCAACCCAGATTCGTGCGGGCGACGTCGTCGTCCTCACCGACGCTGCGCACCAAGAGGCCGAACAGAACCACTCCATGTGGAACGAGGATCTTCGGCCGTGCACGCTCGCCGAAC encodes the following:
- a CDS encoding nitrilase-related carbon-nitrogen hydrolase; amino-acid sequence: MESKVTIGLIQAHHDTDGAQPVDVHKKEATDKHVKLIREAKKKGAQIVCLQELFYGPYFCTEQTPKWYEAVEQIPDGPTTKLMQDLAKELGIVLVVPMYEEDFTGVYYNTAAVIDADGKYLGKYRKHHIPQVQAGPQGCGFWEKYYFRPGNLGYPVFDTAFAKVGVYICYDRHFPEGARMLGLHGAEIIFNPSATVAGLSEYLWKLEQPAHAVANGYYVGAINRVGVETPWNRGEFYGQSYLVDPRGNFVAVGSRDKDEVVIGVMDRNLITEVRNTWQFYRDRRPETYDDLVQI